A window of Cryptosporidium parvum Iowa II chromosome 1, whole genome shotgun sequence contains these coding sequences:
- a CDS encoding coiled coil protein, translated as MPEGRKLIQIGKKELLAWGSSLLGEELNWKSFSDGTVLLKFCFIVWPSLNNTKTEIDALSDSWRKIETIFRTLSIDYSKLIDEEGIKNDKLCSAYNSVIIFFFLYHCAFKNESSFEFIPPPSKHIVEFLMGDSSIKTLIVGGSLQLSPKTQIRLFENDSKAPNKLSEVPTEAVRYFKGDEGVYYDRIQRFNEVMDMDERTVKLVQSIDNFFEGLNDKFSEINQINLPDEIENFTTKVRHSLEYCVRQLVRTKEEQAIERANYENRIKTIEEDCEKKIEQLKLTYEEKIREIENEGKQKIIQEKKASQMMLRTMQNNQTLNLQMSGSIYKDYHNGDLSLEELSTKIKGETIEQLKYLQEIVNEENKKRDEIEKTLNDEISSYQKENKRLRYMIYRYVVDVSSSTPQFDRLREINDQFVKIYTLAENWWKKITDSCENTMSERSDLNYKMERMRMDEVLGHLKHILDKYQEYPKGLNKVGLNQASKSSNFEFEVLVQNNHLVNDCLKIVCDLVSESLLKSNRIDQLKDIILNTDGNQKINHHFDHQYKDENQCYCNSNDLFGSVYGKIVCNDEKKHLKEKVQHLSHEKLLLQRGIEFLKKKLYTLKNQQLIVSSENYESNLDLMASIDKPLGETEIDSQEIIQVSDLWDISNYLKEDGINDLTIMSEFLVVMNRWKKLAKYTIENDDDISELKSHSELRKKYSDHSSKGGISIQGFNLLPFITSSNKLIEIALENDFSQNEFFEQVKKLESQEFDLEGDFEKELSMISKITTLNHANIYGQAEKDEDQTFPSSLIKIEIMFWKLVTCLHILREEYKLLKAHKVALENKLETVLAVMEEEKTKYEENIKLNQEKHIKALQNEKTDYQMKIGKLKAQLTLIKVEKHAAVNKPRNFTVSIESKEKLKGIKKVVETLSTGLEVSNAFRFIYQVSDELWNSLFDILKEHINDNQVEEKVTEISDQLKGLRQYLKEYSESQTMKIQKGNTENQEHDDISEYVSSKLMEIGDNSGLGLNIHQKLTSFLKDLAVKNSIPLDWLQFVEMIVSARTIELNNEIDLLKQQITDQDEIISNLKQEYTEISRLNTENESELETICLERRNLQEKLELIDQELNIYRSNNELLKEKFKEADSYYNNQLLSCNKRLNCLEKICLLSMDFGVKIQYFRDFYDSKIINLK; from the coding sequence ATGCCAGAAGGAAGAAAATTGATACAAATTgggaaaaaagaattattagcTTGGGGGAGCAGTTTATTGGGTGAGGAATTAAATTGGAAAAGTTTTTCGGATGGAACAGTGCTTTTAAAGTTTTGTTTTATTGTTTGGCCTAGCCTAAATAATACAAAGACTGAGATTGATGCTTTATCTGATTCATGGAGAAAGATTGAAACCATTTTTAGAACTTTGAGTATTGACTATTCCAAATTGATTGATGAAGAAGGAATTAAGAATGATAAGCTTTGTTCTGCATATAACTCAgtgattattttcttttttctttatcattGCGCATTCAAGAATGAGTCTTCCTTTGAATTTATCCCTCCGCCGTCTAAACACATTGTAGAATTCCTAATGGGAGATTCGTCaataaaaactttaattgTGGGTGGTAGTCTTCAACTATCTCCTAAGACTCAAATTAGGCtctttgaaaatgattcaaaaGCTCCAAATAAGCTCTCAGAAGTTCCAACTGAAGCAGTAAGGTATTTTAAAGGAGATGAAGGAGTATATTACGATCGAATTCAAAGATTCAACGAAGTTATGGATATGGATGAAAGAACTGTAAAACTTGTCCAAAGTATTGATAACTTTTTTGAAGGcttaaatgataaattctctgaaattaatcaaattaacCTACCTGATGAAATTGAGAATTTTACTACTAAAGTAAGGCATTCTTTGGAATACTGTGTGAGACAATTGGTAAGAACTAAGGAAGAACAAGCAATTGAAAGAGCAAACTATGAGAATCGAATCAAAACTATAGAAGAAGATTgtgaaaagaaaatagaaCAATTAAAGCTAACttatgaagaaaaaatacgtgaaatagaaaatgaagggaaacaaaaaattattcaagagAAAAAAGCTTCTCAAATGATGTTAAGAACTATGCAAAACAATCAAACTTTAAATTTGCAAATGTCTGGCTCAATATACAAGGATTATCATAACGGTGATCTTTCTCTTGAGGAATTATCTACAAAGATTAAAGGTGAAACAATTGAACAACTTAAATATCTACAAGAAATTgttaatgaagaaaataaaaaaagagatgAAATCGAGAAAACGcttaatgatgaaatttcttcttaccagaaagaaaataagagATTAAGGTACATGATATATAGGTATGTTGTAGATGTCTCATCGTCTACTCCTCAATTTGATAGGCTAAGAGAAATTAATGACCAGTTTgttaaaatatatacattAGCAGAAAACTGGTGGAAAAAGATTACTGATTCTTGTGAAAATACTATGTCCGAGAGATCTGATTTAAACTATAAAATGGAAAGAATGAGAATGGATGAAGTCTTAGGGCACCTTAAACATATTTTGGATAAGTATCAAGAATACCCTAAAGGACTTAATAAAGTTGGATTAAATCAAGCAAGCAAAAGCTCCAATTTTGAGTTTGAAGTTTTAGTCCAAAATAATCATCTCGTCAATGATTGCTTGAAAATTGTTTGTGATCTTGTTAGTGAATCCTTGCTAAAAAGTAACCGAATTGATCAActtaaagatattattttaaatactGATGGaaatcaaaaaatcaatCATCATTTTGATCATCAGTATAAAGACGAAAACCAATGCTATTGTAATAGTAATGATCTTTTTGGGAGCGTATATGGCAAAATTGTTTgtaatgatgaaaaaaagcatcttaaagaaaaagttCAACATCTAAGTCATGAAAAGTTGTTATTACAAAGAGGTATTGAGTTTCTTAAGAAAAAGCTTTATACTCTAAAAAATCAGCAATTGATTGTTTCTTCTGAAAATTACGAAAGTAATTTGGATTTAATGGCAAGTATAGATAAACCTCTTGGAGAAACTGAAATAGATTCTCAGGAAATTATTCAAGTTTCAGATCTTTGGGATATATCTAACTATCTTAAAGAAGATGGTATTAATGATTTGACAATCATGAGTGAATTTTTAGTGGTCATGAATCGTTGGAAGAAGCTTGCCAAATATacaattgaaaatgatgatgatatttCTGAGTTGAAATCTCATTCTGAACTTAGAAAGAAATACAGTGATCATTCTTCAAAAGGAGGGATTTCAATCCAAGGATTTAATCTTCTTCCATTTATTACAAGTTCAAATAAACTTATAGAAATAGCCTTGGAAAATGatttttctcaaaatgAATTCTTTGAACAGGTTAAGAAATTGGAATCACAAGAATTTGATTTGGAGGGTGATTTCGAAAAGGAACTTAGCAtgatttcaaaaataacaaCACTTAATCatgcaaatatttatgGACAAGCagaaaaagatgaagatcAAACTTTCCCATCATCCCTAATTAAGATTGAAATAATGTTTTGGAAGTTAGTTACATGCTTACACATTTTGAGAGAAGAATATAAACTATTAAAAGCTCATAAAGTTGCATTGGAGAATAAGTTAGAAACTGTTTTAGCTGTTAtggaagaagaaaagaccaaatatgaagaaaatatcaaattaaACCAAGAAAAACATATAAAAGCTcttcaaaatgaaaaaactgattatcaaatgaaaattggaaaattGAAAGCACAGTTAACATTAATTAAAGTTGAAAAACATGCTGCAGTAAATAAGCCTAGAAATTTTACAGTAAGCATTGAaagtaaagaaaaattaaaaggCATTAAAAAAGTTGTTGAGACTTTAAGCACAGGATTGGAAGTTTCTAATGCttttagatttatttatcAGGTTTCAGATGAACTATGGAACAGTCTTTTTGATATATTGAAAGAacatattaatgataatcaAGTTGAAGAAAAAGTTACTGAGATTTCAGATCAGTTGAAAGGTTTAAgacaatatttaaaagagTATAGTGAATCTCAAACGatgaaaattcaaaaaggAAATACTGAAAATCAAGAACATGATGACATTTCTGAGTATGTCTCAAGTAAGTTAATGGAAATTGGAGATAATTCAGGATTGGGATTGAatattcatcaaaaattaacatCATTTTTGAAGGATTTAGCTGTCAAAAACAGCATTCCTTTAGATTGGTTACAATTTGTTGAAATGATTGTATCTGCTAGAactattgaattaaataacgaaattgatttattaaaacaacAGATTACTGATCAAGATGAGATTATATCGAATTTAAAACAAGAGTATACAGAAATTAGTCGTTTGAATACAGAAAATGAATCCGAATTAGAGACTATTTGTTTGGAGAGGCGGAATTTGCAAGAAAAATTAGAGTTGATTGACCAAGagttgaatatatataggtcaaataatgaattactTAAAGAAAAGTTTAAAGAAGCTGATtcatattataataatcaacTTTTGTCTTGTAATAAAAGACTCAATTGTTTGGAGAAAATTTGTCTCCTTAGTATGGACTTTGGGGTAAAGATTCAGTATTTTCGTGATTTTTATGactcaaaaattattaacttaAAATGA
- a CDS encoding apicomplexan-conserved protein: MFSSHELVNVPNKKKRIEGLLGGETTLIIVDWDDTLLPTTYLSCNKQLDLKNTNFGRIVADFLKKATELGRVVIITNAEPRWVYETSELYLPEILCFLRVIPICSARQFAQAGPNDLKYWKYRAFNCVIQQFSNSFQGIANIISIGDSQWDRDAVFNVFENNKNIKIIPKAVKFLGSPSFEALGEEILILTSKLEEIVMIDGANIYEMEKW; encoded by the coding sequence ATGTTTAGTTCCCATGAACTTGTAAATGttccaaataaaaaaaaaagaatagaaGGTTTGTTAGGGGGTGAAACaactttaattattgtGGATTGGGATGACACTCTGTTGCCAACAACATATCTTTCATGTAATAAGCAAttagatttaaaaaatactAATTTTGGGAGAATAGTGGcagattttttaaaaaaagctACAGAACTTGGACGAGttgtaataataacaaatgCAGAACCAAGATGGGTTTATGAAACTTCAGAATTATATCTTCCAGAAATATTGTGTTTTTTGAGAGTAATTCCAATTTGCTCTGCCAGACAATTTGCACAAGCTGGCccaaatgatttaaaatattggaaatataGAGCTTTTAATTGTGTAATACAACAATTTAGTAATAGTTTTCAAGGTATAGCAAATATAATCAGTATTGGAGATAGCCAATGGGATAGGGATGCAGTATTCAATGTATTtgaaaacaataaaaaCATAAAAATCATACCAAAGGCAGTAAAATTTCTAGGATCACCAAGTTTTGAAGCGTTAGGggaagaaatattaatattaacatCAAAGTTAGAGGAAATAGTGATGATTGATGGAGCGAATATATATGAAATGGAAAAGTGGTAG
- a CDS encoding glutamine cyclotransferase, predicted bacterial/plant origin encodes MFLLGLFLFSCLIIKWNFSLSQDSLHSVQLPNIYSVKILQEFPHYHIPENHIFSENDSSYKYNKNPFTQGLMFLNSTILIESAGLIEGSFIKLIEFPSMKNLQHKILPKRNWGEGIATLNGHIYQLTWTSRVMFGYSLDLSVVKRYSIPLTGWGLTSDNESRIWATSGSDQLFELNVPDFDSSDNKVTIKKVIMLRCLGKPMHFVNEMEYIPETKTIWGNIFQSQMIVEFSPETGECISIANLKSIYDPSKSTLLEHFDILNDVLNGIAYHPSYQEKKISNLNGPVLFVTGKRWPRIYKIELTKIPIRARKNEQINESGDFDKYFEFYSSSIENPSSISNEKFEM; translated from the coding sequence atgtTTTTGTTGGGACTATTCTTATTCTCATgcttaataattaaatggAACTTTTCTTTATCCCAGGATTCATTACATTCAGTTCAGTTGCCAAATATTTACAGCGTGAAAATATTACAAGAATTCCCCCACTACCATATACCAGaaaatcatattttttctgaaaatgaTTCATCTTATAAATATAACAAAAATCCATTCACCCAAGGTTTAATGTTTCTAAATTCGACAATTCTTATAGAAAGTGCAGGATTAATTGAAGGAAGTTTTATTAAACTGATTGAATTCCCAAGTATGAAGAATCTTCAACACAAGATTTTACCAAAGAGGAACTGGGGTGAAGGAATTGCAACTTTGAATGGCCATATATACCAGTTAACTTGGACAAGTAGAGTAATGTTTGGATATTCTCTTGATCTTTCAGTAGTGAAACGTTATTCAATACCATTAACAGGATGGGGTCTCACATCAGATAATGAATCAAGAATATGGGCTACATCTGGTTCTGATCAACTTTTTGAGCTTAATGTTCCAGATTTTGATTCTTCAGATAATAAAGTCACAATTAAAAAGGTAATAATGTTGAGATGTCTTGGAAAGCCCATGCATTTTGTAAATGAAATGGAATATATTCCAGAAACAAAAACTATTTGGGGAAATATATTCCAATCGCAAATGATTGTTGAATTTAGTCCTGAAACAGGTGAATGTATATCAATTGCAAATCTGAAATCAATTTATGATCCAAGCAAAAGCACGTTATTAGAACACTTTGATATTCTTAACGATGTACTTAATGGAATTGCATATCATCCAAGCTATcaagaaaagaagatttCCAACTTAAATGGCCCAGTTCTTTTTGTTACTGGTAAGAGGTGGCCaagaatatataaaatagaattaaCTAAGATTCCAATTAGAGCACGGAAGAATGAACAAATAAATGAGTCTGgagattttgataaatactttgaattttatAGCTCATCCATAGAAAATCCTAGTTCAATTTCCAATGAAAAGTTTGAAAtgtaa
- a CDS encoding hypothetical protein (similar to ash2) produces MTENSVKIESHSKKETISHLNESASTSNPRKKSRKNTGKDNKVDNFDSPVFSVRYKDPSIELSDDRLTAVGYKGWSTVLLTHGASSGVWYFEITVLEPRVISKFLGHSKFLNLKQDPSIRVGWSCRYNRLDTPVGTSTFGYSFNTKTYSIFSNAKAQEIHESEKITQINPGDVIGCLIKLSGVPYELEDPRNCPHLHPYLELGLLCNPEVLPKVINDPNSLIEFYINGKKLSANFTNIPSGFYHPTVSLYMGSSVKINIGPNFAFFPHTELEPALKLLRPQI; encoded by the exons ATGACAGAAAATTCAGTCAAAATCGAGTCTCattcaaagaaagaaaCAATTTCTCATTTGAATGAATCGGCAAGTACAAGCAATCCCAGAAAGAAAAGCAGAAAAAACACAGGAAAGGACAACAAGgttgataattttgattctCCCGTATTCTCAGTTAGGTATAAGGATCCATCAATAGAGTTATCAGATGATAGATTAACAGCTGTGGGGTATAAAGGTTGGTCAACAGTTTTGTTAACACACGGTGCAAGTTCTGGAGTTTggtattttgaaattacaGTTTTAGAACCACGGGTTATTTCCAAGTTTTTAGGTCATTCTaagtttttaaatttgaaacaaGACCCCAGTATAAg GGTTGGATGGAGTTGTAGATATAATAGATTGGATACTCCAGTTGGCACATCAACCTTTGGATATTCCTTCAATACAAAAACTTACTCCATTTTTTCCAATGCTAAAGCTCAAGAAATTCATGAATCGGAAAAAATTACTCAAATTAACCCTGGTGATGTGATTGGATGCTTAATCAAACTTAGTGGTGTACCTTATGAACTAGAGGATCCCAGAAATTGTCCCCATTTGCATCCATATTTAGAGCTTGGACTTTTATGTAATCCAGAAGTACTCCCTAAAGTTATAAACGATCCTA ATTCCCTAATTGAGTTTTATATTAATGGGAAGAAGTTGAGTGCTAACTTTACAAATATTCCTTCAGGATTTTATCATCCTACTGTTTCATTATATATGGGATCCTCCGTAAAGATCAACATAGGACCAAACTTTGCGTTCTTTCCTCACACTGAGTTGGAACCTGCTTTAAAGCTACTAAGACCTCAAATA